From Pogoniulus pusillus isolate bPogPus1 chromosome 17, bPogPus1.pri, whole genome shotgun sequence, the proteins below share one genomic window:
- the CEP152 gene encoding LOW QUALITY PROTEIN: centrosomal protein of 152 kDa (The sequence of the model RefSeq protein was modified relative to this genomic sequence to represent the inferred CDS: substituted 1 base at 1 genomic stop codon), protein MSLDFDSGALQTQHEDEEYDQEDYAREQELQQLLTDLPHDMLEDSGDQLSSYSDCSIHETEEQSHKPGNHDGRWNDHPLINSPQNDHEQGQNLYPEQFLHDQQIDHVENHGKNWNGLHKDEEKKHLYDVKDYASQNGQEDPDDVYLDRDGFNAPSCYQQSNIYHLPENFRLYTNGHKPEFNSQQSKIIHFPDSPKEHLKQFVASDVVSGQSPESYKVTYKPYQNAIHPKNPVVQEGPRRNEMFEDLQREFLGNDENASENMQILQLQVLNKAKDRQLEELNEKLEKSAQQIRYLDHQLSMIRDEKDGLAVSLRESQKLYQNGKEREVHLEGQIKALETQIQTLTTNEEQILKQSKIAEVAMESMQKQLLELQRSDALQRAREQHETIISALKQKYESQILSLEQNLDTTKSALHEQKELCKHLGEHVKQLEKTLEETKCEKTEIINRLTRSLEESQKQCANLLQTGSMQEMNQLRFQLQQAHSAHMISNNMNKALQEELAELKEEIASYESAAKLGVFLNDASEELHMNLSDSYVDLGIKKVPGKKARLCSVIQNRGMDKELSKDEIIAELKAELERLLSSNKMKRKQISQLQTDLKDCQKTLEEHKQLLKAEKASKEAESATNLNHKSVASSSLSDNLGEEVLRLKKANEILLQEVESHTSTIEELKANEEKLKSLNQDLCCQMRKMVQDFDQDKQEAIDRCERTYQQHHEDVKAHFEKDLLERCAAEKQQLVETYEETISQLKANIEELNREMTTVKEYYIGVCGEKDTLEATLRQKFEQEQQLKEEKLRKQLLEEKEHSLNLLRTELEEKHSSSMMAMKRQWLEEKEQQIAKEIALAKVHWEKEEKENKEQVFAKIEKEWQSRLEEVRRTAVECNDCSSQTDRVTIVDESSSKELEGIAEDQRLQIQKSLKENMASEEALKEFKLELENKNHRNLARQADAALTRAHAKWLQELTDLKEYKINLKAXQEKWEKEHKETAAKQLALVLSAAEEKWKKEYENTEKSGPKVKELEEKVISLQKELELKKEEIPAAVKAELAQARAQWNKEKQEEILQIQEQNERDYRLFLDDHRNRIKEVLATAKEDLAKQRNELSIQKEAEIKMLLDQKHQEWEAQETKRLQDEINRYEEKTLVELEYLLREIHEELVKCTLNKHSWKDKCFDTRVQLNSQCKDKLKACLQKAYRTTVYTILEKKEREWKEKYEGLESNVNEEACSCLQCGEGETGNVARSPVYDVEHQAEAQRKLRRQPPLQETATDKENGKVLEAPIAENSEMKTQVKNLGTPPRPLSKEGVSKPCMSCDAVKGLEEMRAQYIKAVNKIKCDMLCYIRESKERAAEMIKVEVLRERQETARKMRKYYLTCLQQLLTDNGKQEGAEKKIMNAASKLATMAKGLETPLRHLPQNKSTRSARLLNSDLLPGAEYSKRDRMPQARSNHMESKSCGESITKKANEKDVQEHVARDLRQQFDAVQTETQHTLHEKVALNTQNRNPSKSLDGPSRDALAEFYPNEGGRRDKRGPTVSADKGLLAHQNASPTAFPIALEHMHAPGCTNGHAVSGTVHLLKNRNERMGKHIQSCGKQNIKPKITLESDFQKKSERDDRSHSEWNSVNGSQHLGYSDMPLLYSEQKGSADVQAQAASCEEFLQVRLFSPANENVSSWREISNGTKSSTKVCSRGHLTTNSEDASFLSSNRSNSAIAQLKVSPDSNAGKCCNKCLEKK, encoded by the exons ATGTCACTTGACTTTGATAGTGGAGCTCTACAAACTCAACATGAAGATGAAGAGTATGACCAAGAGGATTATGCAAGAGAGCAAGAg ctgcagcagttgtTGACAGACCTTCCTCATGATATGCTGGAGGACAGTGGAGACCAGCTCTCTAGCTATTCGGACTGTAGCATTCATGAGACTGAGGAGCA ATCACATAAACCTGGGAATCATGATGGAAGGTGGAATGATCATCCATTGATAAATAGTCCTCAAAAT GATCATGAGCAAGGACAAAATCTGTACCCTGAACAATTTTTGCATGATCAGCAAATTGATCATGTTGAAAACCATGGAAAAAATTGGAATGGTCTACATAAAGATGAAGAGAAGAAACATTTATATGACGTTAAAGATTATGCTAGTCAGAATGGTCAGGAGGATCCTGATGATGTGTATCTTGATAGAGATGGATTTAATGCACCAAGTTGTTACCAACAGAGCAACATCTATCATCTTCCTGAAAACTTCAGGCTGTATACAAATGGCCATAAACCAGAATTTAACAGTCAGCAAAGTAAAATAATCCATTTTCCAGATTCTCCAAAGGAGCATCTTAAG CAGTTTGTTGCATCTGACGTTGTCAGTGGCCAGTCACCTGAATCTTACAAAGTGACTTATAAGCCATACCAAAATGCCATTCATCCAAAAAATCCAGTAGTCCAAGAAGGACCCAGAAGAAATGAGATGTTTGAAGATTTGCAACGTGAATTCTTGGGCAATGATGAAA ATGCTTCAGAAAATATGCAGATTCTTCAGCTTCAAGTTCTAAATAAAGCGAAAGACAGACAACTGGAAGAACTTAATGAAAAGCTAGAAAAGAGTGCACAGCAGATTAGGTATTTGGATCATCAGCTTTCAATGATCAGAG ATGAGAAGGATGGCTTGGCTGTTAGCCTCCGTGAGTCTCAGAAACTCTATCAGAATGGAAAGGAACGGGAAGTACATCTTGAAGGTCAAATAAAGGCTCTTGAAACTCAAATTCAGACTCTTACTACCAATGAGGAACAG ATACTGAAGCAATCCAAAATTGCAGAGGTAGCCATGGAAAGCATGCAAAAGCAGCTGTTGGAACTTCAGAGATCAGATGCCCTTCAGCGAGCCAGAGAACAACATGAGACCATTATTTCTGCACTCAAGCAGAAGTATGAAAGTCAAATATTATCATTAGAGCAGAACCTCGATACTACAAAGTCTGCACTCCATGAGCAG AAAGAGCTTTGCAAACATCTCGGGGAGCACGTTAAGCAACTTGAAAAAACACTGGAAGAAACCAAATGTGAAAAAACCGAAATAATAAATAGACTGACAAGGAGCTTAGAAGAAAGCCAAAAGCAATGTGCAAATTTACTGCAAACAG GCTCGATGCAGGAGATGAATCAGTTACGGTTTCAGTTGCAGCAAGCTCACTCTGCGCACATGATAAGCAATAACATGAATAAGGCTTTGCAG GAAGAATTAGCAGAACTGAAGGAAGAAATTGCTTCATATGAATCTGCTGCTAAACTTGGAGTATTTTTGAATGATGCAAGTGAAGAGCTGCATATGAACCTAAGTGATTCCTATGTAGATTTAGGCATTAAAAAAGTCCCTGGGAAGAAAGCAAGGCTCTGCAG TGTAATACAGAACAGAGGCATGGATAAAGAACTGTCCAAAGATGAAATCATTGCAGAATTAAAAGCTGAGCTGGAACGTTTATTGAGCAGTAATAAaatgaagagaaaacaaattaGTCAACTACAAACTGATCTTAAAGATTGTCAGAAGACATTAGAGGAACACAAGCAGTTGTTGAAAGCAGAAAAAGCATCTAAAGAGGCAGAG TCTGCCACAAATCTGAATCATAAGTCAGTGGCCAGTTCTTCACTTTCTGATAACCTTGGGGAAGAAGTGCTGAGACTCAAAAAGGCTAATGAAATTTTGCTGCAGGAAGTTGAG AGCCATACATCAACTATTGAAGAACTGAAAGCAAACGAGGAAAAACTGAAAAGCTTAAATCAAGATCTCTGTTGTCAGATGAGGAAGATGGTTCAGGATTTTGATCAGGATAAACAAGAAGCAATTGATAG GTGTGAAAGAACCTACCAGCAACATCATGAGGATGTGAAAGCACATTTTGAaaaagacctgctggagaggtgtgctgcagaaaagcagcagcttgttGAAACCTACGAAGAGACAATCTCACAGTTGAA GGCTAACATAGAGGAACTGAACAGAGAGATGACTACAGTGAAGGAATATTACATTGGAGTCTGTGGGGAGAAGGACACTTTGGAAGCTACTTTAAGGCAGAAATTtgagcaagagcagcagctgaaggaagagaag ctcAGGAAACAGCTCCTTGAAGAAAAGGAACATTCTCTTAACCTTTTGAGGACTGAGCTtgaagagaaacacagcagttcTATGATGGCTATGAAGAGGCAGTGGCTGGAAGAAAAGGAACAGCAAATTGCAAAGGAAATTGCATTAGCCAAAGttcactgggagaaggaagaaaaagag aatAAAGAACAAGTGTTTgcaaaaatagaaaaagaatgGCAAAGTAGGCTGGAAGAAGTGCGAAGAACTGCAGTTGAGTGTAATGACTGCAGCAGCCAAACTGACCGAGTAACAATTGTGGATGAATCTTCAAGTAAAGAGTTAGAAGGGATTGCTGAAGATCAAAGGCTGCAGATCCAGAAGTCTCTGAAGGAAAATATGGCCTCTGAAGAGGCCTTAAAagaatttaaactagaactggaAAATAAAAACCATAGAAATCTTGCCAGACAG GCAGATGCAGCTTTAACCCGAGCTCATGCCAAGTGGCTGCAAGAACTAACAGACCTCAAAGAGTACAAAATAAATCTAAAGGCATAAcaagaaaaatgggaaaaagaacacaaagagactgcagcaaagcag CTGGCCCTTGTTCTCTCCGCTGCTGAAGAGAAGTGGAAGAAGGAGTATGAGAATACAGAGAAATCTGGACCAAAAGTGAAAGAACTTGAAGAAAAGGTGATTTCACTCCAGAAGGAGTTGGAgctaaagaaagaagaaattccTGCAGCTGTTAAAGCAGAACTAGCACAAGCCCGTGCTCAGTGGaacaaagaaaagcaagaagaaaTCCTGCAGATACAAGAGCAAAATGAAAGAGACTACCGGTTGTTCTTGGATGATCATCGAAACAGAATTAAAGAGGTGCTTGCAACAGCAAAGGAGGATCTTGCAAAGCAGAGGAATGAGCTCTCCATTCAGAAGGAGGCAGAAATAAAGATGTTACTAGATCAAAAGCATCAGGAGTGGGAGGCTCAAGAAACAAAGAGACTGCAGGATGAAATTAATCGGTATGAGGAGAAGACTTTGGTTGAGCTTGAGTACTTGTTGAGAGAAATCCATGAAGAACTAGTCAAGTGCACACTTAATAAGCATTCTTGGAAGGATAAGTGTTTTGATACTCGTGTTCAGTTAAATAGTCAATGCAAGGACAAACTGAAGGCTTGCTTACAAAAGGCCTATAGGACCACGGTGTACACAATTCTGGAAAAGAAAGAGCGAGAATGGAAAGAG AAATATGAGGGGCTAGAGAGTAATGTAAATGAAGAAGCATGCTCTTGCCTGCAGTGTGGTGAAGGAGAAACTGGCAATGTGGCAAGATCTCCAGTGTATGATGTTGAGCACCAAGCAGAAGcacaaaggaagctgaggaggcAGCCACCTTTGCAGGAAACTGCAACAGACAAAg AAAATGGGAAGGTACTAGAAGCTCCAATTGCAGAAAATTCTGAGATGAAGACTCAAGTGAAGAATCTGGGAACACCAccaag GCCACTGTCAAAGGAAGGTGTCTCAAAACCTTGTatgtcctgtgatgctgtgaaaggcctggaagaaATGCGTGCTCAGTACATTAAAGCTGTGAACAAGATTAAGT GTGATATGCTCTGTTACATCCGTGAAAGTAAGGAGCGTGCTGCTGAAATGATTAAAGTGGAGGTTTTAAGAGAGCGCCAAGAAACGGCACGGAAAATGCGCAAATACTACTTGACATGTCTTCAACAACTGCTTACTGACAATGGGAAGCAAGAAGG agctgaaaagaaaataatgaatgCTGCCAGTAAGCTTGCTACAATGGCTAAAGGCCTTGAAACACCTCTTCGACACCTTCCCCAGAACAAATCTACTCGCTCAG CTCGGCTCTTAAATTCTGATCTACTGCCTGGAGCTGAGTACTCAAAAAGAGATCGTATGCCTCAGGCTAGGTCAAACCATATGGAAAGCAAATCATGTGGTGAAAGCATTACCAAAAAAGCCAATGAGAAAGATGTCCAGGAACATGTAGCACGTGACTTGAGACAGCAGTTTGATGCAGTGCAGACTGAAACTCAACACACACTTCATGAAAAAGTTGCTTTGAATACTCAAAACAGGAATCCTTCTAAGAGTCTGGATGGTCCTTCAAGAGATGCTTTAGCAGAGTTTTATCCAAATGAAGGTGGAAGAAGAGATAAACGTGGCCCCACTGTAAGTGCAGACAAAGGACTTCTGGCACATCAGAATGCTTCTCCAACTGCTTTTCCAATAGCATTAGAACACATGCATGCACCCGGCTGTACAAATGGCCATGCTGTGTCTGGGACAGTTCATCTGCTGAAGAACAGGAATGAAAGAATGGGTAAGCATATCCAGTCCTGTGGAAAGCAGAACATTAAACCTAAAATAACTCTGGAGTCTGATTttcaaaaaaaatcagaaagagaTGACAGGAGCCACAGTGAATGGAATTCTGTGAATGGAAGCCAGCATCTGGGTTATAGTGACATGCCTCTCTTGTATTCTGAACAGAAGGGCAGTGCTGATGTGCAAGCTCAGGCTGCatcctgtgaagaatttcttcaagtCAGGCTGTTTTCCCCTGCAAATGAAAATGTTAGCTCTTGGAGAGAGATTTCTAATGGCACAAAAAGCAGCACTAAAGTTTGTAGTAGAGGCCACCTGACAACAAACTCAGAGGATGCTTCATTCCTCAGCTCCAACAGGTCAAACTCTGCTATCGCACAGCTGAAGGTATCACCGGATTCAAATGCAGGAAAATGCTGCAACAAATGCTTGGAAAAGAAGTGA